In Mytilus trossulus isolate FHL-02 chromosome 6, PNRI_Mtr1.1.1.hap1, whole genome shotgun sequence, a single window of DNA contains:
- the LOC134723086 gene encoding uncharacterized protein LOC134723086, with the protein MENMFILLLMIASACAVSWPSGRYSLPKPKSGCPSGWAEGWRYQDNEDSNNVNSVTPSISHHFFGTFGRNTKLYYCTKTSYSGSGSWPSGNYCIARYGSSCPSGFSTGNIYWDDEDNANANSHGGVLPYGVYDRNTKIEYCCRSDGSAYSYINLPTREPFYLYQYTSSCQRVRGMTVRQESVKTDDEDDRNNSSDGGTHPKKTDTTEVYYCYYVA; encoded by the exons ttAGTTGGCCTAGTGGAAGGTACTCGCTTCCAAAACCAAAATCTGGATGCCCATCAGGATGGGCCGAAGGATGGAGGTACCAGGACAATGAAGATAGCAATAATGTCAATTCTGTAACCCCAAGTATTAGCCATCACTTCTTTG GTACTTTTGGTAGAAATACAAAGTTGTATTACTGTACAAAAACATCCTACAGCGGATCAGGATCCTGGCCAAGTGGAAATTATTGTATTGCCAGATATGGGAGTTCATGTCCTTCAG GATTTTCCACTGGCAATATCTATTGGGACGACGAGGATAATGCAAATGCTAACTCACATGGTGGTGTTCTTCCATATGGAGTCTACGACAGGAACACAAAAATAGAGTACTGTTGCAG gTCTGATGGCTCGGCCTACAGTTACATTAATCTACCAACCAGAGAGCCTTTTTATTTGTACCAGTACACCTCGTCGTGCCAGCGTGTACGTGGAATGACTGTCCGTCAGGAATCTGTGAAGACGGACGATGAAGATGACAGGAACAACAGCAGTGATGGTGGAACTCATCCAAAGAAAACAGATACCACTGAAGTGTACTACTGTTATTATGTTGCATAG